A window from Candidatus Omnitrophota bacterium encodes these proteins:
- a CDS encoding YbhB/YbcL family Raf kinase inhibitor-like protein, producing the protein MCIVLSVVLLFASSEASGLEIASDVFKDGETIPIEFTGKGENSSPPLRWSDVPDGTKSFALVMDDPDAPMGTWVHWVIYNIPEESRSLPEGVPRDFTLENGTLQGINSFRWAGYGGPSPPPGSTHRYFFKLYALDRELELAPGANKGQLMRAIQGNILDRAELVGVFE; encoded by the coding sequence ATGTGTATCGTTCTTTCTGTGGTGCTTTTGTTTGCTTCATCTGAGGCGTCGGGTCTTGAGATCGCGAGCGATGTGTTCAAGGACGGGGAAACTATCCCGATTGAATTCACAGGCAAGGGAGAGAACAGCTCTCCGCCGTTAAGATGGTCTGATGTGCCGGACGGGACAAAAAGTTTCGCTCTTGTTATGGACGATCCTGACGCGCCCATGGGGACGTGGGTGCACTGGGTGATCTATAATATCCCGGAAGAATCCAGGTCTCTACCGGAAGGTGTTCCGAGGGACTTTACCCTCGAGAATGGCACCCTCCAGGGCATCAACAGCTTCAGGTGGGCCGGCTATGGCGGTCCGTCACCGCCCCCGGGGTCGACGCACAGGTATTTTTTCAAACTATACGCGCTGGATAGGGAGCTTGAACTCGCCCCTGGCGCGAATAAAGGACAGCTTATGCGGGCTATCCAGGGAAATATACTTGACCGTGCGGAACTTGTCGGTGTCTTCGAATAA
- the rlmB gene encoding 23S rRNA (guanosine(2251)-2'-O)-methyltransferase RlmB has protein sequence MRLYGKNPVLERIKARPDSIKTLYLQKRTDLSEIVKAAKGAGLTFESVDKAWFMSECGDLNTQGVLAVIEEFEYASFEDVIIDCKNSSVIPVFLDGITDPQNLGAIIRNLACLGGFSLVLPEHRSAKVNETVLRIASGGENYIKIASVTNLATALKQISKEGINIAGAVVQDSVDITKAELSGPMALIIGSEGKGIRPGVKKTIDIELSLPMKGAPLSYNAAVAASLFCYEINRRRW, from the coding sequence ATGAGATTATACGGAAAGAATCCGGTCCTGGAAAGAATAAAGGCCAGACCAGATTCGATAAAGACCCTCTATTTGCAAAAAAGAACCGATCTTTCCGAGATCGTCAAGGCCGCGAAAGGAGCAGGTCTTACCTTCGAGTCCGTTGATAAGGCTTGGTTTATGTCCGAATGCGGAGATTTGAACACACAGGGAGTACTCGCTGTGATTGAAGAGTTCGAATATGCTTCCTTCGAAGATGTTATTATCGATTGCAAGAATAGCAGCGTCATACCAGTATTTTTGGACGGTATCACCGATCCGCAGAACCTGGGAGCGATTATACGGAATCTGGCATGCCTGGGAGGGTTCTCTCTGGTGCTTCCGGAGCACCGCTCGGCCAAGGTGAATGAAACCGTTCTTAGAATCGCGAGCGGCGGTGAGAACTATATTAAGATAGCTAGCGTCACGAATCTTGCCACGGCCTTGAAACAGATCAGCAAAGAGGGTATTAACATTGCCGGTGCGGTTGTCCAGGATTCGGTCGATATAACAAAAGCCGAGTTATCAGGGCCTATGGCCTTGATAATAGGGTCCGAGGGCAAAGGTATCCGCCCGGGTGTAAAAAAGACCATCGACATTGAACTTTCGCTTCCGATGAAGGGAGCTCCTTTGTCTTACAACGCCGCTGTCGCGGCTTCTTTATTCTGTTATGAGATCAACCGCAGGCGCTGGTAG
- a CDS encoding HD domain-containing protein — protein MKDKQVLDFFAELGMLKRIKRSGWWMVGIPEEESVAEHSFRCAAIGYVLSRMEGVDPYRTVMMSLFNDMHEARINDMHKVAHRYVDVRQAEKAAFSEQVASLDEDMRKEMQQLREEHDEQKSPESVIARDADILECLIQAKEYVDLGYQNAKKFFKKAPEHLKTKSAKNLWESASAWDSSTWWESLGKFER, from the coding sequence ATGAAAGATAAACAGGTTCTTGATTTTTTCGCTGAACTCGGCATGCTGAAACGCATAAAGCGGAGCGGCTGGTGGATGGTGGGCATTCCTGAGGAAGAAAGCGTCGCAGAACACAGTTTCAGGTGCGCAGCGATAGGCTACGTGCTTTCCAGGATGGAAGGCGTAGACCCGTACAGGACCGTTATGATGAGTCTTTTCAATGACATGCATGAAGCCCGCATAAATGATATGCATAAGGTAGCTCATAGATATGTTGATGTTAGGCAGGCCGAAAAAGCAGCGTTCAGTGAACAGGTCGCCTCCCTAGACGAAGATATGAGGAAAGAGATGCAACAGCTGCGCGAAGAACATGACGAACAAAAATCTCCGGAGAGTGTGATTGCACGCGACGCTGATATACTTGAATGCCTGATCCAGGCGAAGGAATACGTGGATTTAGGCTACCAGAACGCAAAAAAGTTCTTCAAGAAGGCGCCAGAACATCTCAAGACGAAGAGCGCCAAGAACCTCTGGGAGAGCGCTTCGGCCTGGGACAGCAGCACCTGGTGGGAGAGCTTGGGCAAATTCGAGCGATGA
- a CDS encoding divalent cation tolerance protein CutA, protein MYLVYIVASSTTEAQNIAEKVVRDRLAACANIFDGVESVYWWENKLQKDVETAVILKTRESLLPQLEEVVVQLHSYTCPCIVALPVSRVTRSYQQWVINETS, encoded by the coding sequence ATTTATCTGGTTTACATAGTTGCTTCAAGCACCACAGAAGCTCAGAATATAGCAGAAAAGGTAGTGAGGGACAGGCTCGCAGCCTGCGCTAATATCTTTGACGGGGTAGAGTCCGTTTACTGGTGGGAAAATAAGTTGCAAAAGGATGTCGAGACCGCTGTAATACTGAAGACCAGAGAATCCCTTTTGCCGCAACTTGAAGAAGTAGTGGTGCAACTTCACAGCTACACCTGCCCCTGTATAGTGGCTTTGCCAGTATCCCGGGTCACCAGATCATATCAGCAGTGGGTGATAAACGAAACAAGCTGA
- a CDS encoding YjbQ family protein: MKSYREELWFKTPHRRDYINITPKVAEIVRKSGIKEGLCLVNAMHITASVYINDDEPGLIQDYDDWLERLAPHAPVEQYRHNGYEDNGDAHLKRQVMGREVVVAITKGKLDFGPWEQIFYGEFDGRRKKRVLVKLIGE; the protein is encoded by the coding sequence ATGAAGTCGTATCGAGAAGAACTCTGGTTCAAAACGCCTCACCGACGTGATTATATCAATATAACCCCTAAAGTTGCCGAGATCGTTCGGAAAAGCGGTATAAAAGAAGGTTTATGCCTGGTAAATGCCATGCATATAACCGCCAGCGTGTATATCAACGATGATGAACCTGGCCTCATACAGGATTATGATGACTGGCTGGAGAGGCTTGCACCTCATGCGCCCGTTGAACAGTACAGGCATAACGGGTATGAGGATAACGGGGATGCTCACCTGAAACGTCAGGTAATGGGCCGTGAGGTCGTTGTGGCCATTACCAAGGGAAAGCTGGACTTTGGCCCCTGGGAGCAGATATTTTACGGGGAATTCGACGGCAGACGTAAAAAACGTGTGCTGGTAAAGTTAATTGGCGAATAA
- the tatA gene encoding twin-arginine translocase TatA/TatE family subunit encodes MFGLGLPEILLILVIALLIFGAAKLPEIGRALGKALSEFKKGTQEFTEDKDKNEKPQE; translated from the coding sequence ATGTTCGGACTGGGATTACCGGAGATATTGCTGATACTTGTCATCGCTCTTTTGATCTTCGGTGCGGCAAAACTGCCCGAGATCGGCAGGGCCCTTGGAAAAGCTTTAAGTGAATTCAAAAAAGGCACTCAGGAATTCACTGAAGATAAAGATAAAAACGAAAAACCCCAGGAATGA